In Massilia violaceinigra, one DNA window encodes the following:
- a CDS encoding eCIS core domain-containing protein: protein MAVFARSHAARQQDATAAKVPSPAKAGALVDQRPAAVAQRQFADLISQSPRMAAQLAQQAMIRGGTAQRLEKAASPRGETGPTGFVQRAAQPAPNRTGLPDQLKAGIETLSGMRMDGVRVHYNSGKAAQLNAHAYAQGTDIHIGPGQERHLPHEAWHVVQQAQGRVKPTMQMHGGVLVNDDKAHEHEADVMGAKAAQLQSTGADAGPRNVQSGTAITAATGAVAQRFSDDESDEEDEEPSNRSNKDESSDEQSMDVEPHGELSEDESVEEPTYGESSDEQSMEDQSNDESLAAETYTVRSDQKARRVYTTVGKTKRRRTGALADISKEGDNDYSYAQMSKALHAALERHDGKQDAIDGAVRSGTEIPLRDGQVPLDPGLDQDLQLIPFHMSMFQNFHTPPNLVSKKRLNENAWRQKELDNTKKWMALPKGAGLTRMLPQLPEGADSMKRLRHIYPGPIDIGFPPNEKKTLFTYPQNKAIFLLNKKMLLDAHLAEQEEEKRTAGAKRGTKRTRSGRRILTDSFMKTIAEQEGSTATDTDRYLRKALRMKRSDGDESLDEASSSDSEDDTGLIHSEQDSLSTRERKRKTFLNTLGLEIKILNRKILMDLERLHEAKENDDARERKAARHALRKHERLLGMLEGRHGLLRKHLHGPFRKTAKDFDTFNKKKKLVASVEPKRERAKTRVRRYDEALQDFEESPHGKAMPLDGLGKKKFENLVTNKNLPTGKKQKTVEGLAQHYGGSLQYGDSDGNNCLIFAIANAVGRKITRAQAALIRDSLVQANLAGVDSEGYLPATTRVVDIITQHVLGELYPDGGAPAVTVHIDTVLPGIAPVVVGNGGADVYVIHNGNHYWWVKRG, encoded by the coding sequence ATGGCCGTTTTCGCGCGCAGTCACGCTGCAAGGCAACAGGATGCTACCGCTGCCAAGGTTCCATCCCCGGCCAAGGCGGGCGCACTGGTCGATCAGCGCCCTGCCGCGGTAGCGCAACGGCAGTTTGCGGATCTCATTTCGCAAAGCCCAAGGATGGCGGCGCAGCTTGCGCAACAGGCAATGATCCGTGGTGGAACCGCGCAGCGGCTGGAAAAAGCGGCATCCCCACGCGGCGAAACAGGACCGACGGGCTTTGTGCAGAGAGCGGCCCAACCGGCACCCAATCGCACCGGCCTGCCAGACCAGCTCAAGGCTGGCATCGAAACGCTGTCGGGCATGCGGATGGATGGGGTGCGCGTGCACTACAACTCCGGAAAAGCGGCCCAACTCAACGCGCACGCCTATGCCCAGGGAACGGACATTCACATCGGCCCGGGCCAGGAACGGCATCTGCCCCATGAAGCCTGGCATGTGGTGCAGCAGGCGCAGGGACGGGTAAAGCCGACGATGCAGATGCACGGCGGTGTGCTCGTGAACGACGACAAGGCCCACGAACACGAGGCCGACGTGATGGGCGCGAAGGCGGCGCAGTTGCAATCCACGGGTGCGGACGCCGGACCACGCAATGTCCAGTCAGGAACGGCCATCACGGCAGCGACCGGCGCGGTGGCGCAGCGGTTCAGTGACGACGAGTCGGATGAAGAGGATGAAGAGCCGTCGAACCGGTCGAACAAGGACGAGTCGTCCGACGAGCAATCCATGGACGTGGAGCCGCACGGTGAGTTGTCGGAAGATGAATCCGTGGAAGAACCGACGTATGGTGAGTCGTCGGACGAGCAATCCATGGAAGACCAGTCAAACGATGAGTCCCTGGCTGCGGAAACATACACAGTGCGCTCGGACCAGAAAGCCAGGCGCGTCTATACCACGGTAGGCAAGACCAAGCGGCGGCGGACGGGCGCGCTGGCAGACATCAGCAAGGAGGGCGACAACGATTATTCGTACGCGCAAATGTCGAAGGCCTTGCATGCTGCGCTTGAACGACATGATGGCAAACAAGACGCAATCGACGGGGCGGTGCGCTCCGGCACCGAGATACCATTGCGCGATGGGCAGGTCCCGCTCGACCCCGGGCTTGACCAGGACCTGCAACTGATCCCGTTTCACATGTCGATGTTTCAGAATTTCCATACACCGCCCAACCTGGTGAGCAAAAAGCGGCTGAACGAAAATGCGTGGCGCCAGAAAGAACTGGACAACACGAAGAAGTGGATGGCATTGCCGAAAGGCGCAGGCTTGACGCGCATGTTACCCCAGCTGCCGGAAGGAGCTGACTCGATGAAGAGGCTGCGGCATATCTATCCCGGCCCGATTGACATCGGCTTTCCTCCGAATGAGAAAAAAACCTTGTTCACCTACCCGCAAAACAAGGCGATTTTTTTACTTAACAAAAAGATGCTCCTCGATGCTCACCTTGCGGAGCAAGAAGAAGAAAAGCGCACTGCTGGAGCGAAGCGTGGAACCAAGCGTACGCGGTCGGGCCGACGTATCCTGACCGACTCGTTCATGAAGACGATCGCCGAGCAGGAAGGCAGTACGGCAACGGACACGGATCGATATCTGCGCAAGGCGCTTCGCATGAAGCGCAGTGACGGCGACGAATCGCTCGACGAAGCGTCGTCGTCCGACAGCGAGGACGATACTGGGTTGATACATAGCGAACAGGACAGCTTGAGCACTCGGGAGCGCAAGCGCAAGACGTTCCTGAACACGCTTGGCCTGGAAATAAAAATACTGAACCGCAAAATATTGATGGACCTGGAACGGCTGCATGAGGCAAAGGAGAACGACGATGCCCGCGAACGGAAGGCTGCACGGCACGCCTTACGCAAGCATGAAAGATTGTTGGGAATGCTGGAGGGGCGTCATGGTTTGCTGAGGAAACACCTTCATGGCCCATTCCGGAAAACAGCCAAGGACTTCGACACTTTCAACAAAAAGAAGAAATTGGTCGCCAGTGTCGAGCCGAAGCGGGAACGGGCGAAGACCCGGGTCCGGCGCTACGACGAAGCGTTGCAGGACTTCGAGGAGTCGCCTCATGGAAAAGCCATGCCATTGGACGGTCTCGGCAAGAAAAAGTTTGAGAATCTGGTGACGAACAAAAATCTTCCAACCGGAAAGAAGCAGAAAACCGTTGAGGGGCTGGCGCAGCACTATGGAGGTTCGCTGCAATATGGCGATTCCGACGGGAACAACTGTTTGATCTTCGCGATCGCGAACGCGGTGGGCAGGAAGATAACAAGAGCACAGGCGGCGCTGATACGAGACTCCCTGGTACAGGCCAACCTCGCCGGTGTCGACAGCGAGGGATATCTGCCGGCGACCACGCGCGTGGTCGACATCATTACGCAGCATGTGCTGGGGGAGCTCTATCCGGACGGCGGCGCGCCCGCCGTCACGGTGCACATCGACACTGTCTTGCCGGGCATCGCGCCGGTTGTCGTCGGCAACGGCGGCGCGGACGTGTATGTGATTCACAACGGGAATCACTATTGGTGGGTCAAGCGTGGCTGA
- a CDS encoding hybrid sensor histidine kinase/response regulator, which produces MRIRTYLFLMAAGILVPVVVFAGLALGMLQNAEREAALRGLKETSNSIALLVDRELYSAEAGLRVLGGSPSLAQGDLKGFYAQARRANRGSTGWTVLLDEHGQQLINTIRPYGSALPSHTAPALVKHVIATQKTYVSDVIPGPVVKGLVTTVNVPVPIDEGKRYVLSVAFSTDHFTRLIASVDMPPGWLVGIIDSQGRFIARNHNPEGLIGKPARPELVAAARQAHSGQIRHNTVEGTEAYDVFTHSTLSGWTLAVAAPVELIERSARHAAFVAGMGLLAAMLCAAALAAYFGRQHVRSIARAVKAATDLGAGQAPRRVHSRVDEMNELHDALHAAGEQMLQAQAYRRNAEIERQALLDAEKTARQMAEQQNSAKDQFLAMLGHELRNPLAPISTAAQLLRLQPDDAKRVRYASDVISRQVEHINSLLGDMLDVSRVTRGLVTLNMEEIELDAILDRALEQTHSLVESAHHRVELALPPTPIRMRGDRTRLTQIFANLLNNAAKYTPPNGRIGIDAKVDDGHVVVTVSDTGEGLAPELAPRVFDLFSQGERKPDRAQGGLGLGLALVQSLVQLHGGSITASSPGPGLGSSFTVTLPCEPRDSAPLPAPRRRRGDARGPALRVMIVDDNVDGAISLSLFLEAAGGHNVCTYYDASAALARAASEAPDVFILDIGLPDITGYELARQLRAMAQFRDALFIALTGYGQPQDREQAREAGFDHHLAKPADPQHVLELLSRPRKAEARRAASVRS; this is translated from the coding sequence CCGGCATCCTGGTGCCGGTGGTGGTGTTCGCCGGACTGGCCCTCGGCATGCTGCAAAACGCCGAGCGCGAGGCCGCACTGCGCGGGCTCAAGGAAACCTCGAACAGCATCGCCTTGCTGGTCGACCGCGAGCTCTACAGCGCTGAAGCGGGCCTGCGCGTGCTGGGCGGCTCGCCCTCCCTGGCGCAAGGCGACCTCAAGGGCTTTTATGCGCAGGCCCGCCGCGCCAACCGCGGCAGTACCGGCTGGACCGTGCTGCTCGACGAGCATGGCCAGCAACTGATCAATACCATCCGTCCCTACGGCAGCGCCTTGCCCTCGCACACCGCTCCGGCGCTGGTGAAACACGTGATCGCGACCCAGAAAACCTATGTGTCGGACGTCATTCCCGGCCCCGTGGTCAAGGGCCTGGTGACCACGGTCAACGTGCCGGTGCCGATCGACGAGGGCAAGCGCTACGTGCTGTCGGTGGCGTTTTCGACCGACCATTTCACGCGCCTGATCGCCAGCGTCGATATGCCGCCCGGCTGGCTGGTCGGCATCATCGACAGCCAGGGGCGCTTCATCGCGCGCAACCACAACCCGGAAGGCTTGATCGGCAAGCCGGCCCGTCCCGAACTGGTCGCCGCGGCGCGCCAGGCGCACAGCGGGCAGATTCGCCACAATACGGTGGAAGGCACCGAGGCGTACGACGTGTTCACCCATTCGACCCTGTCCGGCTGGACCCTGGCCGTGGCCGCGCCCGTTGAGCTGATCGAACGCTCGGCGCGCCACGCCGCATTCGTGGCCGGCATGGGTTTGCTGGCGGCGATGCTGTGCGCAGCGGCGCTGGCCGCGTATTTCGGGCGCCAGCATGTACGCTCGATCGCGCGCGCGGTCAAGGCCGCCACCGACCTGGGTGCGGGCCAGGCGCCGCGCCGGGTGCACTCGCGCGTGGACGAAATGAACGAGCTGCACGACGCCCTGCATGCGGCCGGCGAGCAAATGCTGCAAGCCCAGGCTTACCGGCGCAACGCCGAGATCGAGCGCCAGGCCCTGCTCGATGCCGAAAAGACAGCGCGCCAGATGGCCGAGCAGCAAAACAGTGCCAAGGACCAGTTCCTCGCCATGCTCGGACACGAACTGCGCAATCCGCTGGCCCCGATCAGCACCGCCGCCCAGCTGCTGCGCCTGCAGCCAGACGACGCCAAGCGGGTGCGCTACGCCAGCGACGTCATTTCACGCCAGGTCGAGCACATCAACAGCTTGCTGGGCGACATGCTGGACGTCTCGCGCGTCACGCGCGGGCTGGTCACCCTGAACATGGAAGAGATCGAACTCGACGCCATCCTCGACCGCGCGCTGGAACAGACCCACAGCCTGGTCGAGTCGGCGCATCACCGGGTCGAGCTGGCCCTGCCGCCGACCCCGATCCGCATGCGCGGCGACAGGACGCGCCTGACCCAGATCTTCGCCAACCTGCTCAACAATGCGGCCAAGTACACGCCGCCCAACGGCCGCATCGGCATCGATGCCAAGGTCGATGACGGCCACGTCGTGGTGACGGTCAGCGACACCGGCGAAGGACTGGCGCCGGAACTGGCGCCGCGCGTGTTCGACCTGTTTTCGCAGGGCGAGCGCAAGCCGGACCGCGCCCAGGGCGGACTCGGACTCGGCCTGGCGCTGGTGCAAAGCCTGGTCCAGCTGCATGGCGGCAGCATCACGGCGTCGAGCCCGGGACCGGGGCTGGGCAGCAGCTTTACCGTGACCCTGCCGTGCGAGCCCAGAGACAGCGCACCGCTGCCGGCGCCGCGGCGCCGGCGCGGCGATGCGCGCGGACCGGCGCTGCGCGTGATGATCGTGGACGACAATGTCGACGGTGCCATCAGCCTGTCGCTGTTCCTCGAAGCGGCCGGCGGGCACAATGTGTGCACCTATTACGATGCCAGCGCGGCATTGGCCCGGGCCGCGTCGGAAGCGCCGGACGTGTTCATCCTCGACATCGGCCTGCCCGACATCACCGGCTACGAGCTGGCGCGCCAGTTGCGCGCAATGGCGCAGTTCCGCGATGCGCTGTTCATCGCGCTGACCGGGTACGGCCAGCCGCAGGACCGCGAACAGGCGCGCGAAGCCGGTTTCGACCATCATCTGGCCAAGCCGGCCGATCCGCAGCACGTGCTGGAACTGCTGAGCCGGCCACGCAAGGCGGAGGCGCGCCGCGCCGCCAGCGTCCGCAGTTAG
- a CDS encoding DUF2863 family protein: MPKNKRPVPRKSHVPAQEDDDVLAQQLADLALALAEQEHDDDGDAEALRLKDVDFGRLLRNALRKKNDEVLYGAIERTRYTDAGAYQLLRERTEEAAGSVTLRREKGPEMEINAFALPVFVHSTGGLKEAEGFADGDAFEQLVESFKQGGLESPQATVVMISHAYDLDEVDAITYSHLNDMVRDAAGSMTEKKLVARPALERSMTGWAQTHFGPADKAVELRFLLGFAMKRADDPFYAAPAGEAAADAWFEARMERYRAWTVQAAPLVKRCLGADPAALELHFLYQDLFYGAKEQGVAELAMLQMITDVNAALEAGAVPAGEVRAVVGPAAVEDEMVMRVNLSGPAGVLLASLEKPLDVAADLQGEVDDLCDALGSLGMTAIWVAQRFGEDGQPQGAVAYAG; encoded by the coding sequence ATGCCCAAAAACAAGCGCCCCGTTCCCCGCAAATCCCACGTCCCGGCGCAGGAGGATGACGATGTGCTGGCCCAGCAGCTGGCCGATCTCGCGCTCGCGCTGGCCGAACAGGAACACGATGACGATGGCGACGCCGAGGCGCTGCGCCTGAAGGACGTCGACTTTGGGCGGCTGCTGCGCAACGCCTTGCGCAAGAAGAATGACGAGGTGCTGTACGGCGCCATCGAACGCACGCGCTACACCGACGCCGGCGCTTACCAGCTGCTGCGCGAGCGCACCGAAGAAGCGGCCGGCAGCGTCACCCTGCGCCGCGAAAAGGGCCCGGAAATGGAAATCAACGCCTTTGCGCTGCCGGTATTCGTGCACAGCACGGGCGGCCTGAAGGAAGCGGAAGGCTTTGCCGACGGCGACGCCTTCGAGCAGCTGGTCGAGAGCTTCAAGCAGGGCGGGCTGGAAAGCCCGCAAGCGACGGTGGTGATGATCAGCCACGCCTACGACCTCGACGAAGTCGATGCCATCACCTACAGCCACCTGAACGACATGGTGCGCGACGCGGCCGGCTCGATGACCGAAAAGAAACTGGTGGCGCGCCCCGCGCTGGAACGCAGCATGACCGGCTGGGCGCAAACGCATTTCGGCCCGGCCGACAAGGCGGTCGAACTGCGCTTCCTGCTGGGGTTCGCGATGAAGCGCGCCGATGACCCGTTTTACGCGGCCCCGGCCGGCGAAGCGGCGGCCGATGCCTGGTTCGAGGCGCGCATGGAACGCTACCGCGCCTGGACGGTGCAGGCCGCGCCGCTGGTCAAGCGCTGCCTGGGGGCCGATCCGGCGGCGCTCGAGCTGCACTTTCTGTACCAGGATCTGTTCTACGGCGCCAAGGAGCAGGGCGTGGCGGAACTGGCAATGCTGCAGATGATCACCGACGTGAACGCGGCGCTGGAAGCGGGCGCGGTGCCCGCGGGCGAGGTGCGCGCGGTGGTCGGGCCGGCGGCGGTGGAAGATGAAATGGTGATGCGGGTCAATCTGAGCGGCCCTGCGGGCGTGCTGCTGGCCTCGCTGGAAAAGCCGCTCGACGTGGCCGCCGACCTGCAGGGCGAGGTGGACGACCTGTGCGACGCCCTCGGTTCGCTCGGCATGACCGCCATCTGGGTGGCGCAGCGCTTCGGCGAGGATGGCCAGCCGCAGGGCGCCGTCGCGTACGCAGGCTAG